In the genome of Deinococcus hopiensis KR-140, the window TGCCCCGGTGGTCTTCGTGCCTGGCCTGGTCGCCCGCGAGGAGATTCGGGAAGTGGCGGACGCCCTGGGGCCGCAGAAACTGACGGTCATCAGCGTACCGGGGGTCAGCCTTCCGGCCAGCGAGCTTCAGTCCCTCGGGGTGGCGCGCGTTTCCACGGGACCCTTTACCCAGCGCGTCGCCCTGACCGCCCTGCAAGACGCCGCCGCCGATCTGCTGGCTGGGGGTGTCCTGCCGGCCAGCACCCGGCCACTGAACTGAAATCCGTTCTCGGGTAGGGGCGGTCGCGGCGGCAGATCCCGGCCGTGGTGGGACCTGCGGGGCGATCTGGATGCCCGCAGACGTCTGCAACTGCGCTCTGGTCCGCATCCGCTTTCACCGCCATGGACGCGTCCGGACACCCGCACCGCTTGGCCTCTTCGGACGCGTGACAGAAGGGCCGGGCGCCTTTCTCGCGAACGAGAACCGTGCCCAGGTCCTTGAGCCGGGCCTCTCCAGGATGGCCTTTGCGCCACCAGTGGGCGGACGTTTGACCTGGGTGTCGCGAGGACACTGGGTTCATTCCACCACGGGGGCCGGGTGAAGTCGGCGTGGGCCGCCCTTTCGGGGGACCCTTGCTGGCCCGGACGCGCTCCCCTTTTTGTGAACGCCGGTTCCCACCCACCCGGCGGGGAGTCATGATGAGATGTCGCGCCCAGGGAGGGTGCCTGCCACGTTTCCCGGCGTGCGGCGCCAACCGCCCCCCGCCTGATTCCTGGCCCTCACCCACCAGGTGCCTCTCCCTGCAACGCCCTTGCATTACCTTAAGCCCATGCTCAAAGACGATATGGCCATCCACGCCGGCATCCCCGAAAAAGCTGTCAAAGCCGCCCTGCAGAAACTTCAGGACGACCAGGCCCACGGGGGGACCACCTGGGACCTCGGCAAAACCCGGGCGGGCCGCCCCATCAAGGTCTACTTCGAAGCCGAAACCATGCCCCAGATCCACGCCGCCAAGAAACGCCTGGAGCAGCTCCTCGACGAAGCCGGGTTTGACCTCTACCCCTGAACGGAAGCGGGGCCGCCTGCCTCCGCCCGCAAAGGGCGTTTTTTCGTTTGCCTCCCCCCGTCCCGCGCAGGCCACGTCCCCGAAAAAGCCTGTTCCATTCTGGGATGTGGCCCCGGGGAGGCTGAACCGTCCCACCCGGGCAGCTTCCCGCTGCCCAGCGTGACAACAGGATGAAAATTTGTTAAAACTCTTGCGTGCCACAACTTAACCCACGGCTCAACCACGCCTTGCGGTCATTGGGAGAATGCGCCGTTGCGCTCACCATGCTGGCCTTCGGTACAGTGCTGATCCAGGCCGCCCTGATGTCCTCGCACCTGCGTGAACACCGCCTCGCCGGCTTCCAGCTGGCGCTGTCGGCCGCCAGCGTCCTGATCGCCTGGGGTGCCGGCCGGCGGCTCGCTGCCTGCTGGCAACCAGAACAACCCGAAGCCTGGGTTATCGCGCCGCCCACCGTCTCCCTGTCCTGGGACGACGCCGCATAAGCCCTGCCCCCGCAGCAGGGCGAGGCGTGGTGGGACTCTGGCTGGGTGCCCAGCACCGCGGCGTTGCTCGAAAAGGACCGGGCGCCTTACTGGGCGTGGTTCTCAATCCGGACACCCTGAAGGGCTTTCGTTGCGCCCCGCTTACCGGTACCGAGCAGGAGGCGGACGCCGACTGGACCCCCGGGCGCGGCCCGCCGCGTCACCAACGCGGCTTCCTCACGCCGCCCCGCCGTTCGGGAGGATCCACCAGGCGCCGTCCACGAACAGGTGCAGCGAGGGCCGGACGCAGGGATCAGGGCGCAGGGATCAGGGCGCAGGGGGCTGCCGGGCCGACCGCACCTGCGGGGAAACGGCTGCGAGCCTGCGGGCCGCCTCGGTGAGCACCTCCGGCGGCTGCACGAGGGCGAAGCGGACAAAGCCCTCGCCCGCTGGTCCGAAGGCCCGGCCAGGGCTGACGGCCACGCCCGTCTCTTCGGCGGCCCGCAGGGCGTACTCCACACTGTCGGTCAGCCCCGGTACCCGCGCCCAGACGTACATGCTGCCCTGGGGCCAGTCCACCGCCCATCCCAGGGCGCGCAGGGCAGGCACAAGTGCGTCGCGCCGGGCTTCAAACACCCGCGCGGCCACACGGTTCCGTTCCTCCGGCAGGCCGAGGGCCACCTCCGCCGCCCGCTGAATCCCCAGGTAGGGGTGAAAGTCCACCGCTCCCTTTACGCGCGCAAGGGCCGCGATCGCTCCCCGGTCGCCGGCGGCGAATCCCACGCGAAACCCCCCCATATGGTGCGTTTTGGAGAGCGAGTGCAGCTCCACCACGCCGTTCACGCCCGCCTCCATGGCGCTGGGCGCGCGGTAGTCACCGAAGGTCAGCTCGGCGTAGGGGTGATCATGGATGAGCAGCGTTCCCCGCCCGCGGCACCAGCGGGCGGCCTCCCGAAAAAAGGCCGCGGT includes:
- a CDS encoding aminotransferase class I/II-fold pyridoxal phosphate-dependent enzyme, with protein sequence MWASKRAAAVPGSVFALMDAAKQRARAAGRAVIDLSIGSSDQPPPEEAMEALRAATRDPATSRYPLFSDTWPLRAAAALYLRRRFALELDENAELLPLIGAQEGLAHLLLAVTDPGDVLLLPDPCYPPYRGAAAVAGLQTFPLPLRPELGFLPDLGAVPEGVRPRALLLNYPNNPTSAVATAAFFREAARWCRGRGTLLIHDHPYAELTFGDYRAPSAMEAGVNGVVELHSLSKTHHMGGFRVGFAAGDRGAIAALARVKGAVDFHPYLGIQRAAEVALGLPEERNRVAARVFEARRDALVPALRALGWAVDWPQGSMYVWARVPGLTDSVEYALRAAEETGVAVSPGRAFGPAGEGFVRFALVQPPEVLTEAARRLAAVSPQVRSARQPPAP